A genomic segment from Pyrodictium occultum encodes:
- a CDS encoding beta-propeller domain-containing protein — protein sequence MGRISYSSITIMVAVLLLGIAAGYMLGSIHGRPGGAQPEAATATVTTTVTAAAGSGAGPPSTTTAGGRANTSLAVSWTGYGYRVPWSVVEELARLRPQSPVMPLGGASPAGPATREVGAAPEYSSTNVQVAGVDEPDIVKTNGTHIAVAAGSAAEVYNVYPPEALRLVSVFNASREVEELVGDEELALISHGRVEPVARVVHRVWVRGLFMENGQLVVVAEEARSPWLLPSRTWVIKLGPGMKPLWARAVTGSFYDARLYNDTLLLITYTGFLVRPLLLGAGSGPTPVPEPPLIVGPEPLETIVAAFSLRTGRVSTLTLIGAHPSAMYMPRGGRLYVVLPGVEELHRILGDRGNVTPGELAADLRRLWGSPSRWSRSLLVELAVEPGPRLSVRAVARLPGVVRKQWMLDEYRGVLRAVVEEQGFEEGRWVTRVSLYLFNSTNLRAIANTSIVVGERVHATLFLGPRLYLVTYRRIDPLFTVDLSDPRRPRVVGFIKSPGFDEYLYPVNETLLIGVGRDGPALRVSLYKVQRGGVEVLGRVHVGGRGYVWSPVLDPRLGHRAFTFDPRHGYILLPVSGAVAVPLKGATGMEKVYGGVAVVKLDARRGGLELLGVLGHSGAARSVYIDDAIYTVSPYSLPRVKAFNATTLEPVTAAPAGGGRG from the coding sequence TTGGGCAGGATCTCGTACAGCAGCATCACGATTATGGTCGCTGTCCTCCTCCTCGGTATTGCTGCCGGCTACATGCTCGGCTCCATCCACGGGAGGCCGGGCGGGGCCCAGCCGGAGGCAGCGACCGCCACGGTGACCACCACTGTTACCGCCGCGGCGGGGAGCGGGGCAGGGCCGCCGTCCACTACGACGGCCGGCGGCCGGGCTAACACCAGTCTAGCCGTGTCATGGACGGGCTATGGCTACAGAGTGCCGTGGAGCGTTGTGGAGGAGCTTGCTAGGCTGAGGCCTCAGAGCCCGGTGATGCCGCTGGGTGGGGCGTCCCCCGCGGGCCCGGCCACGAGGGAGGTGGGGGCTGCACCGGAGTATAGCTCCACTAACGTCCAGGTAGCCGGGGTGGACGAGCCCGATATAGTCAAGACTAACGGCACCCACATAGCCGTTGCAGCAGGCAGCGCGGCTGAGGTGTACAATGTATACCCGCCGGAGGCTCTCAGGCTTGTCAGTGTTTTCAACGCTAGCCGGGAGGTGGAGGAGCTTGTAGGCGACGAGGAGCTGGCACTGATATCCCATGGCAGGGTAGAGCCCGTCGCCAGGGTTGTGCACCGCGTGTGGGTGAGAGGCCTATTCATGGAGAACGGCCAGCTGGTGGTGGTGGCCGAGGAGGCTAGGAGCCCATGGCTGCTCCCCTCCAGGACCTGGGTGATCAAGCTAGGGCCTGGGATGAAGCCCCTATGGGCTAGGGCTGTCACCGGCAGCTTCTACGACGCGAGGCTCTACAACGATACGCTCCTGCTGATAACCTATACCGGCTTCCTCGTGCGCCCCCTGCTACTCGGGGCGGGCAGCGGCCCCACCCCCGTCCCGGAGCCGCCGCTCATCGTGGGCCCAGAGCCGCTCGAGACCATAGTGGCTGCCTTCAGCCTCAGGACCGGCCGTGTCTCCACGCTGACCCTCATAGGGGCCCACCCCTCCGCCATGTATATGCCGCGTGGAGGCCGGCTCTACGTAGTGCTTCCGGGGGTGGAGGAGCTCCACCGGATCCTGGGAGACAGGGGCAACGTGACCCCCGGGGAGCTGGCGGCGGATCTCCGGAGGCTATGGGGGTCTCCAAGCCGGTGGTCCCGGAGCCTGCTTGTCGAGCTGGCGGTGGAGCCGGGGCCAAGGCTGTCCGTCAGGGCTGTCGCCCGCCTACCCGGCGTGGTGAGGAAGCAGTGGATGCTCGACGAGTACCGTGGCGTGCTCCGCGCCGTCGTCGAGGAGCAGGGCTTCGAGGAGGGAAGGTGGGTTACGAGAGTGAGCCTCTACCTGTTCAACTCCACGAACCTGAGGGCGATAGCGAACACCAGCATCGTGGTGGGGGAGAGGGTGCACGCTACCCTCTTCCTAGGGCCCCGGCTCTACCTCGTAACGTACCGGAGGATTGACCCGCTATTCACCGTGGACCTGAGCGATCCACGTAGGCCGAGGGTGGTGGGGTTCATCAAGTCTCCGGGGTTCGACGAGTACCTCTACCCGGTAAACGAAACGCTCCTCATCGGCGTGGGGCGGGATGGACCCGCGCTGAGGGTGAGCCTCTACAAGGTTCAGCGTGGAGGCGTGGAGGTACTGGGCAGGGTCCACGTCGGGGGCAGGGGCTACGTGTGGAGCCCGGTGCTGGACCCGAGGCTGGGCCACCGGGCCTTCACCTTCGACCCTAGGCATGGCTACATACTGCTGCCGGTTAGCGGCGCTGTGGCCGTGCCCCTGAAGGGGGCCACCGGCATGGAGAAGGTGTACGGCGGTGTGGCTGTGGTGAAGCTTGATGCACGGCGTGGAGGGCTGGAGCTGCTGGGGGTGCTCGGCCACTCTGGCGCCGCTAGGAGCGTCTACATAGATGATGCCATATACACCGTCTCTCCCTACTCACTGCCCCGGGTGAAGGCATTCAACGCGACCACGCTGGAGCCCGTGACCGCCGCCCCCGCGGGAGGAGGGAGGGGCTAG
- a CDS encoding VWA domain-containing protein produces the protein MEKAKLALLAAVIDPEVGGVLLVGDKGTGKTTLVRSLAQVLSEIPVIKGCPFNCNPFNPREMCDKHYKMWLRGERFEVEWRPMRVIDLPLNISVDRLVGSIDVDAALKRGEVVFKPGLLAEANRNILYIDEVNLLDDHIADLILDAAATGWNVVEREGFSIRHPARFILVGSMNPEEGELRPQLLDRFGLYVDVNASQDPEERALIVERVEEFRRDPIGFMKRYEKQEAELRQRIRRARELFPRVEIPRSLLRLITETTVKLGIRTHRADIVTARTAKALAALDGRTTVSIEDVKKAMELALPHRLRSQPFESPEEKMKKLQTLLQNLGRDGQQDTGRQKNRPENGRKNPLINNRSMNNGSKGGERVQGGREDGGEDYSGKPTTGSIGSGAGSGATPLARLGDVRADPWFHEPPRSIYYLPEHAAIAPTGPRGRVRWQRYRVSFYGWGRHVDSIPFLREPERLGEGYQVDYYATLRAALRRRARRPSVHDIHVRVYREEPEVLHMILLDASGSMYAERRLVLAKSIAEGVTRRSYVERTWVGLIAFQGRNAQTLVKPTRNWKKLMEALNQVTIGGSTPLPAALLEASRQAKGFLLKRPNAHLVLHIITDGRANVPLTNSIESDIIRVSQELRRLKVKAIVYDTKSTRSLKLLDYTELLAKALGAEVVKIPYRMPGIDA, from the coding sequence ATGGAGAAAGCCAAGCTCGCCCTCCTGGCTGCAGTCATAGACCCTGAGGTAGGGGGAGTGCTGCTGGTAGGTGATAAGGGTACTGGGAAGACCACGCTTGTGAGAAGCCTCGCACAAGTGCTGTCAGAGATACCGGTGATTAAGGGCTGCCCCTTCAACTGTAACCCCTTCAACCCCAGGGAAATGTGCGACAAGCACTACAAGATGTGGCTGAGAGGCGAGAGGTTTGAAGTCGAGTGGAGGCCCATGAGGGTTATAGACCTGCCCCTCAACATTAGCGTTGATAGGCTCGTGGGGAGCATAGATGTCGATGCTGCACTGAAGAGAGGAGAGGTTGTGTTTAAGCCAGGGCTCCTGGCGGAGGCAAACCGTAACATACTCTACATAGATGAAGTCAACCTACTTGACGACCACATAGCAGATCTCATACTCGACGCTGCTGCTACTGGCTGGAATGTTGTGGAGAGGGAGGGCTTCTCGATCCGCCACCCCGCACGCTTCATACTGGTCGGCAGCATGAACCCGGAGGAGGGCGAGCTTAGACCTCAGCTTCTCGACCGCTTTGGCCTCTATGTTGATGTTAATGCCTCACAGGACCCAGAGGAGAGGGCACTGATAGTCGAGAGAGTTGAGGAGTTTCGCCGAGACCCTATAGGCTTCATGAAGCGGTACGAGAAGCAGGAGGCAGAGCTACGTCAGAGGATTAGGCGTGCTAGGGAGCTATTCCCCAGAGTAGAGATACCGAGAAGCCTACTGCGCCTCATTACAGAAACGACGGTTAAGCTCGGAATAAGGACGCATAGAGCAGACATAGTTACTGCACGGACAGCTAAAGCTCTGGCAGCGCTCGATGGCCGGACCACTGTAAGCATCGAGGATGTAAAGAAGGCTATGGAGCTAGCGCTGCCGCATAGGCTGCGTTCACAGCCCTTTGAGAGCCCAGAGGAGAAGATGAAAAAGCTACAAACCCTTCTGCAGAATCTAGGCCGGGATGGGCAACAGGATACAGGTAGGCAAAAAAATAGGCCAGAAAATGGGCGGAAAAATCCCCTAATCAACAACAGAAGCATGAATAACGGAAGCAAAGGCGGCGAGAGGGTGCAGGGAGGCAGAGAGGATGGCGGAGAAGACTACAGTGGCAAGCCAACCACGGGCTCTATTGGTAGCGGTGCAGGGTCCGGCGCCACGCCTCTCGCCAGGCTTGGAGACGTTAGGGCAGATCCCTGGTTCCATGAACCCCCCAGAAGCATTTACTATCTACCGGAGCATGCCGCGATAGCTCCTACAGGGCCTAGAGGAAGGGTACGCTGGCAACGCTACCGGGTAAGCTTCTATGGCTGGGGAAGGCATGTAGACTCTATACCCTTCCTCCGGGAGCCCGAGAGGCTCGGGGAAGGCTACCAGGTAGACTATTATGCTACCCTCCGTGCTGCCCTAAGGCGTAGAGCCAGGAGGCCATCGGTCCACGACATACATGTCCGTGTGTACCGTGAGGAGCCTGAGGTACTGCACATGATTCTGCTAGATGCCAGTGGCAGCATGTATGCTGAGAGAAGGCTCGTCCTAGCCAAATCTATAGCTGAGGGAGTGACGCGTAGGAGCTACGTCGAGCGCACATGGGTAGGCCTTATAGCGTTTCAGGGAAGGAATGCGCAAACCCTTGTGAAGCCTACGCGTAACTGGAAGAAGCTCATGGAGGCTCTAAACCAGGTCACTATAGGAGGTTCTACTCCCCTGCCTGCAGCATTGCTTGAAGCTAGTAGGCAGGCCAAAGGGTTCCTACTGAAGAGGCCTAACGCGCATCTAGTGCTCCATATAATAACTGATGGAAGGGCTAACGTTCCGCTAACGAACAGCATCGAAAGCGACATAATTAGAGTCTCTCAGGAGCTTAGGAGGCTAAAGGTGAAGGCAATAGTGTATGATACAAAGAGTACCAGGAGTCTAAAGCTACTAGACTATACGGAGCTGCTGGCAAAAGCCCTTGGAGCTGAAGTAGTCAAAATACCGTATCGGATGCCGGGGATTGATGCCTAA
- a CDS encoding leucyl aminopeptidase, with amino-acid sequence MRGSIRVGDAAEGVDAIAYVAGREALDWLRGVDPAASRVIELGDFKAGLEETALIYRLEGVPRLILSGAGGEDEWIGHAERLRVAVAAAVKQARRLRQIRRLGIVVEKGLLEKAASEGRGERWAVEQALIAADMANYVYSLHGRGDRPHVLDEIRIGPGDEKALESASAIAEGVRLARDLANAPANIMGPDGLEDAARELAKRLGLGIRVLHRGELESLGMGGILAVGSGSDKEPRLIVLEYHGGGRRVAVVGKAVAFDSGGLDLKPSQYMLEMKYDKSGGAAAMGIIAAAARLRLPVELVALIPAVENMPSGRSYKPLDVIKMYNGLTVEVGNTDAEGRLILADALAYAAEKYKPDAMIDLATLTGAAVVALGNHAAALMSNNEDLASGIEKAAWAAGEPAWRLPMWPVYEKQLESKVADTNNIGGRWAGAITAAKFLEKFVDGRPWAHLDIAGVAWVQEKGPWKPYYHQGGATGWGVRTVVEYLRGL; translated from the coding sequence ATGCGCGGCTCCATAAGGGTGGGCGACGCCGCCGAGGGTGTTGACGCTATAGCGTATGTCGCTGGCCGCGAGGCCCTGGACTGGCTCCGCGGCGTGGACCCGGCCGCGTCCCGTGTGATAGAGCTGGGCGACTTCAAGGCCGGGCTCGAGGAGACCGCTCTCATCTACCGCTTGGAGGGCGTCCCCAGGCTTATTCTCTCGGGCGCTGGCGGCGAGGACGAGTGGATCGGCCACGCCGAGCGGCTCCGCGTGGCGGTGGCGGCGGCGGTAAAGCAGGCCCGGAGGCTCCGCCAGATCCGTAGGCTAGGGATAGTCGTCGAGAAGGGGCTCCTCGAGAAGGCCGCCAGCGAGGGCCGTGGCGAGAGGTGGGCCGTGGAGCAGGCCCTCATAGCCGCCGACATGGCCAACTACGTCTACAGCCTCCATGGACGCGGCGACCGCCCCCACGTGCTGGACGAGATCCGGATCGGGCCCGGCGACGAGAAGGCCCTCGAGAGTGCCAGCGCGATCGCCGAGGGCGTGAGGCTGGCCAGAGACCTGGCCAACGCGCCGGCCAACATAATGGGGCCGGACGGCCTCGAGGACGCCGCGAGAGAGCTGGCCAAGAGGCTAGGCCTCGGGATAAGAGTGCTCCACCGCGGCGAGCTGGAGAGCCTCGGCATGGGCGGGATACTGGCCGTCGGAAGCGGCAGCGACAAGGAGCCCAGGCTCATAGTGCTCGAGTACCACGGCGGCGGCCGCAGGGTAGCAGTAGTGGGCAAGGCGGTGGCCTTCGACTCCGGCGGCCTCGACCTCAAGCCCTCCCAGTACATGCTGGAGATGAAGTATGATAAGAGCGGCGGCGCGGCAGCCATGGGCATCATAGCCGCTGCCGCCAGGCTCCGCCTCCCCGTAGAACTCGTAGCCCTGATCCCCGCCGTGGAGAACATGCCCAGCGGCCGCTCCTACAAGCCCCTAGACGTGATAAAGATGTACAATGGCTTGACTGTCGAGGTCGGGAACACTGACGCAGAGGGAAGGCTAATACTAGCAGACGCCCTGGCATACGCGGCGGAGAAGTACAAGCCCGACGCAATGATAGACCTTGCAACCCTCACCGGGGCCGCCGTGGTGGCCTTAGGAAACCACGCAGCAGCCCTCATGTCCAACAACGAGGACCTAGCCTCAGGGATCGAGAAGGCCGCCTGGGCCGCCGGCGAGCCCGCCTGGAGGCTTCCCATGTGGCCGGTCTACGAGAAGCAGCTGGAGAGCAAGGTGGCGGACACCAATAACATAGGCGGCCGCTGGGCGGGAGCGATAACGGCAGCCAAGTTCCTGGAGAAGTTCGTCGATGGGAGGCCCTGGGCGCACCTAGACATAGCGGGCGTGGCCTGGGTGCAGGAGAAGGGACCCTGGAAGCCCTACTACCACCAAGGAGGCGCCACCGGCTGGGGCGTAAGAACAGTTGTAGAGTACCTCCGGGGCCTCTAA